The Pseudodesulfovibrio sp. zrk46 genome contains a region encoding:
- a CDS encoding radical SAM protein — translation MSNHLTFTHPEPEPSPTKVWPVFLPFAGCPYRCVFCAQDKQTGRTETALESILKETEKDLDQALSDGRGPYELAFYGGTFTALPSPWPEMFLGLAMRYRERGLITHVRCSTRPDCVDEFSLSMLRAQGLDMVELGIQSFDDEVLRRSGRGYSGETALQGCSMVQRSGLALGVQLLPGLPGDRPGVFLDDVRTAALLGPEVARIYPCLVIDGTPLAEIWRKGEFEPWSLERAKQELGEALLAFWEKGVRVIRLGLPPEGTLAEHILAGPWHPALGQSARGLALLEIVRANVAEFGSKPELFEVPRRYQGELMGHGNELKSAYAKLGLSRDTIRYVTEEVFSLN, via the coding sequence ATGTCAAATCATCTCACATTCACCCATCCTGAACCGGAGCCGTCGCCTACCAAGGTGTGGCCGGTCTTCTTGCCGTTTGCGGGCTGCCCGTACCGATGTGTGTTCTGTGCGCAGGACAAACAGACGGGGCGCACCGAAACCGCATTGGAATCGATCCTCAAGGAAACGGAAAAGGATCTGGATCAGGCGCTGAGCGATGGCCGGGGGCCGTATGAACTGGCCTTCTATGGCGGCACCTTCACGGCACTGCCGTCGCCGTGGCCCGAGATGTTTCTGGGGCTGGCCATGCGGTATCGGGAACGAGGCCTGATCACGCATGTGCGCTGCTCGACGAGACCGGACTGCGTGGATGAGTTTTCGCTGAGTATGCTCAGGGCGCAGGGGCTGGATATGGTGGAACTCGGTATCCAGTCGTTCGATGATGAAGTGCTCAGACGGTCCGGGCGTGGATACAGCGGAGAAACGGCCCTGCAGGGGTGCTCCATGGTGCAGCGCAGCGGCTTGGCACTGGGTGTACAGTTGTTGCCCGGCCTGCCCGGAGATCGCCCCGGCGTCTTTCTGGATGATGTGCGCACCGCGGCGCTGCTTGGGCCGGAGGTGGCCCGCATCTATCCATGCCTTGTCATCGACGGAACACCGCTGGCGGAGATATGGAGAAAGGGTGAGTTCGAGCCGTGGTCGTTGGAGCGGGCCAAACAGGAATTGGGCGAAGCATTGCTGGCCTTCTGGGAAAAAGGCGTGCGTGTGATCCGACTCGGGCTGCCACCAGAAGGGACACTGGCCGAGCATATCCTTGCCGGACCGTGGCATCCCGCCTTGGGGCAATCCGCGAGAGGGTTGGCGCTGCTGGAAATCGTGCGCGCCAACGTGGCCGAGTTCGGCAGCAAGCCAGAACTGTTTGAAGTGCCTCGTCGTTATCAGGGCGAACTCATGGGACACGGCAACGAGTTGAAGTCAGCGTATGCTAAGCTCGGGCTGTCCCGCGATACGATTCGGTACGTTACCGAAGAGGTTTTTTCTCTGAACTGA